In the Orenia marismortui DSM 5156 genome, one interval contains:
- the queG gene encoding tRNA epoxyqueuosine(34) reductase QueG, translated as MNITEKIKSYAKSMGIDDMKITDAESFPELKEFLIELKEKEYLSTFVNDDLEKISDPKKVLAEASSVIVCAISYSVDDRYISESRNKAKEELRGSLSRFAWGQDYHHVLGNKLDELVEFIKSKQQEAEVFKFVDTGPTVDRALARRAGIGWQGKNCSIINPEYGSWIFLGGIITDLDLEYDSAIENKCGNCRRCIDACPTGALVDAYTLDSRKCLGYITLSKGYLDEKQRKKMGNRLWGCDSCQSVCPHNQRAKVGDHQEFRPQNLDAYPELAPLLTLTNKEYKEKFMITPMNWRGKRPIQRNAAIILGNLKDNRAVPYLLEALVDPKPIVRANVAWALGEIGDKAALDKLEKTLAKEKEDNVIKELKKAIGKLKI; from the coding sequence ATGAATATAACAGAAAAAATAAAATCTTATGCTAAATCTATGGGCATAGATGATATGAAGATAACTGATGCCGAATCTTTTCCAGAATTAAAGGAATTTTTAATAGAGCTTAAAGAGAAAGAGTACTTATCTACTTTTGTTAATGATGATTTAGAAAAGATAAGTGATCCTAAAAAAGTACTAGCAGAGGCTAGCTCAGTAATTGTGTGTGCTATCTCTTATAGTGTAGATGATAGATATATAAGTGAAAGTAGAAATAAGGCCAAAGAAGAACTTAGGGGAAGTCTTTCTCGATTTGCTTGGGGACAGGATTATCATCATGTGCTAGGTAATAAACTAGATGAATTGGTGGAATTTATTAAAAGTAAGCAACAGGAGGCAGAGGTATTCAAGTTTGTGGATACAGGTCCTACTGTTGATAGAGCTTTGGCTAGAAGAGCGGGAATTGGTTGGCAAGGTAAGAACTGTAGTATTATCAATCCTGAATATGGTTCATGGATATTCTTAGGAGGGATAATCACTGATTTAGATTTAGAGTATGATTCTGCTATAGAGAATAAGTGTGGTAATTGTAGAAGGTGTATAGATGCTTGCCCTACAGGAGCTTTGGTAGATGCTTATACTTTGGATAGTCGTAAATGCTTAGGTTACATTACCTTAAGTAAGGGATATCTAGATGAAAAGCAACGGAAGAAGATGGGGAATAGATTATGGGGCTGTGATAGTTGCCAAAGTGTCTGTCCCCATAATCAAAGAGCAAAAGTGGGTGACCACCAGGAATTTAGACCTCAAAATTTAGATGCTTATCCTGAATTAGCCCCTCTATTAACCTTGACTAATAAAGAGTATAAAGAGAAGTTTATGATTACTCCAATGAATTGGAGGGGTAAACGACCAATTCAGCGTAATGCAGCTATTATCTTAGGAAACTTAAAGGATAATAGAGCAGTACCATATCTCTTAGAAGCTCTAGTTGATCCTAAGCCGATAGTTAGAGCTAATGTAGCTTGGGCTTTAGGGGAGATTGGTGATAAGGCGGCTTTAGATAAATTAGAAAAAACTTTAGCCAAGGAGAAAGAAGATAATGTAATTAAAGAGTTGAAGAAGGCTATAGGAAAGTTAAAAATTTAA
- a CDS encoding ferredoxin produces MKVQVIADDCISCGLCVNSVPAVFEWDDNEKALAMTDHVPEKLEAEVEDAIDSCPTDAIEEV; encoded by the coding sequence ATGAAAGTACAAGTAATAGCAGATGATTGTATCAGTTGTGGATTATGTGTAAACTCTGTACCAGCTGTTTTTGAATGGGATGACAATGAAAAAGCTCTTGCTATGACTGATCATGTACCAGAAAAGTTAGAAGCAGAAGTTGAGGATGCTATCGATTCTTGCCCTACAGATGCTATTGAAGAAGTATAA